TTTGTCTTGCTGCGATTCCCATCCTGTAGCACAAATCAGGTTTTTCTAAAAGCAGTTCAATTTTGGAAGCCAATTCGTCAGAATTTTCTGGAGAAAAAAGAAAACCATTACAGCCATCATCTATGATGCTCAGAAGACCTCCAACCTTTGAAGCTATTACAGGTTTTCCGCAAGCCATCGCTTCAACAGCAACAATTCCAAATGGTTCCAGCCAGATTGAAGGGACAATACAAATATCTGCTTTATGGTAGAGGTTTGGGAGTTCTTTTTGTGTTAGCCAACCTGTTGATTCTATGAATGGCTCTTCAAACTTTTTCTCTGTTGTGACAAGTAGTTTAAATATCTTGCCTTTATCGTGTAGTTTCTTGCAGGCTCTAAGCAGGACATTGAAACCTTTTTGAGGGTCATCAATTCTTCCTGACATCAGGATTATCGGTATGTCTGATGTTATTTTATTATCACTAGGCTTAAAAAGAGTGGTATCCACACCAGAAGGAATTACCATACAACTCTTGTTATACTTTGATGCAATCTCCTTTATAAACTCGTTATAAACTATAATTTTGCCAGCACTCTTTAATCCTTCTTTTATAATTCCTGAAAATCCGGGAAGAAAAGCCAGAGATGTAAGAAAAGTATGTGCAGCCATCCTTGGCTTGTACTTTAAAAGCCACATGGTGGTGCACCTGAGACAATAAAGCGGAGTGTCAAGAAAGCAGTGAAGACAAATTGAACCATCTTTAAAGAATGTTCCGTAGTCTTTTATGCAGAAGCTGTCATATGTATAAAACCTTAAAATCGGATTATATTTGCCCAATGCCCTGACAACATATGGCTTTATATGCTCACCATCAGCAATGAATACATAGTCCGGGGAGAATTTCTCTAACGCTTTTTTGATTTTTATTGGAACATGGAAGAAATTGTAATTGAAGCGATTGAATGGAATCAGTTCAATATTCAAAGGAATCGGTTCAAGGATTTCTCCTCTCGGATAGTATCTTGTAAAATGAGGGACAAAGAGTTTTACTTCATGGAATTTTGCAATTCTTGAAAAAACCTCTTTCAAATCTACTCTGGAACCTCCGTCAGGGGGCCAGTTGAAAAGTAAATCTACTACAGCTATTTTTGACATTCTGGTCAGGTGTAAAGGATGGCGGGTTCCTGTTTCTGGTTTTCTATTTCAGTTTCTTTTTCAAGGGCGATTTTAACTGCCTCATCAATTCTGGATATAAAATGGTACTGCATGTCATTTTTAATATTCTCAGGAACATCTTCTAAATCCTTTTCATTGTTTTTCGGAAGAATGATTCTTTTGATTCCTGCTCTTCTTGCAGCCAAGACCTTCTCTTTTATCCCTCCAACCGGAAGCACCATTCCACGCAGTGTTATTTCTCCTGTCATGGCAATATCACTCCTGACTCTTTTTTCTGTAAGCAAGGAAAGAAGGGCTGTGAAAATAGTGATTCCTGCTGAAGGACCATCTTTTGGAATTGCCCCTGCAGGAACATGTACATGAATATCGCTTTTTTCATAGAAATTTTCAGGTATATTAAACTCTTTTGCCTGAGATCTGACATATGTTAAGGCAGCCTGGGCTGATTCCTTCATAACATCCCCAAGCTGGCCTGTCAGTGTGAGATTTCCTTTGCCGTTCATCCTTGAAGCTTCGACAAATATTATATCTCCACCGGTTGAGGTCCATGCAAGACCAGTTGCAATACCAGCCCTTGAAAGTCTTTCTGCAATTTCTGAGAAGAATTTTTTTGGACCAAGATATTTTGATAAAATATCAACATCTATTTCAGCTTTCTCAATTTTACCTTCGGCAACGTCTGTTGCCACTTTTCTGCAGATTGTTGCAATCTCTCTTTCAAGGTTCCTCAATCCTGCTTCTCTAGTATAATCTCTGATAATTGCTCTCAGTGCATTATCGCTGAAACCAAGATTTTCTGTTTTTAAGCCGTGCTCTTCTATCTGTTTTGGAATTATATGTTTTTTTGTTATCATAAGCTTTTCTTCTTCTGTATATCCAGGAATGTCAAGAACTTCCATCCGGTCAAGAAGGACTTTCGGGATTGATTCCAGCACGTTTGCAGTGACTATGAACATTACCCTTGAAAGGTCAAAGGGAACATTCAGGTAATGGTCAGAAAATGAAAAATTTTGCTCCGGATCCAAAACCTCAAGAAGTGCTGAAGACGGGTCACCTCTGAAATCAGAGCCGAGTTTATCAATCTCATCAAGCATAAAAACAGGATTTTTTGAAGCAGCCCTCTTTATCCCCTGAATTATTCTTCCCGGCAGAGCTCCAACATAGGTTCTTCTGTGCCCTCTTATTTCTGCCTCATCTCTTACACCCCCTAAAGATATCCTTACAAATTTTCTGCCAAGAGCTTTTGCAATTGATTTTCCAAGCGAGGTCTTACCAACCCCGGGAGGACCTGCAAAGCAAAGGATAGGTCCTTTCTTATCAGGTTTCAATTTTCTTACAGCCAGATATTCAATTGTTCTTTTTTTGACTTTATCAAGATTATAATGGTCTTCATCAAGTACGTCTCTGACATTTTTTAAGTCCATATTATCTTCACTGTGAAAAATCCATGGCAATTCTACAAGCCAGTCAAGATAGGTTCTTGATACTGTATATTCTGCTGATGAAGGGTGTATTTTTGATAGCCGGTTTAGTTCCTTCATTGTCTCCTCTTCCACTTCCTTAGGCATCCCGGAGTTTTTTATCTTCTCCCTTAAATCCTTTATTTCTCCAGTGTCATCACCGTCCTCGCCTAATTCTTTTTTTATGGCTTTAAGCTGTTCTCTTAAATAAAATTCACGCTGAGCCTTTGTAACGTTTCCGACAACATCAGAATGAATTTTATCTGCCATTTCAAGCGCCTGAAGTTCTTTATTAAGAAAAACTGAAACTCTTTTTAGCCTCTGTTTTACTTCCAGAGTCTCAAGAAGTCCCTGTTTTTCTTCAATTGAAATGTTCAGATTTGAAGCTATCAAATCAGCTAATTTTCCAGCCTCGCTAATATTCTCAATAATAAGGGTCAATTCATTTGGCAAAGTTTTTGATAAACTTATGGCTTTTTTTGCCATATCTTTTAAATTTATCAAAAGGGCTTCAGTTTCAATATCCTTGCTCAGCTGGTCTTCCAAAACTTCAATTCTTGCTGAATAATAAGGTTCAATTCTCACAAATTCTTTTACTCTTATTCTTGTCAATCCCTGTACTATTACACTGAGGCTGCTGGCACTTAGATTTGAGGTTTTTATTATAGTCCCGACAGTTCCGATAGTGTACATGTTCTCTTCTTCGGGGTCTTCAATTCTGCCGTCTTTTTGAGCTACAACCACAAGCATCTTTTGTGATGCGATTGCTTCTTTTACCAATTTAACAGATTTTTCCCTGCCAACTACCAGCGGCATAACAGTGTTTGGAAACATTACTGAGTTTCTGAGAGGTAACAGTGGTAATTCTTTGGGAATAAGAGAGTTTCCTTTATTCCCATTTTTCTGTTCATTAATTTTGTTTTTGAATATAGAAAACTTTAGCTTTTTCATACTAATCTTCGTTTTCGTCAGTTTCTACACTGGCTTTTCCCTCTGCTATTTCTTCAAGCGCTATTATTGTTGGTTTACTTCTTTTGGTTTCAACTAGCGGTTCAAAGCCTGCCCCAAGCTGGCGTGCCCTTCTTGCAGCAAGGACAACAAGAAGGTATCTATTTTTGATCTTCTCTATACTTTTTTCAACTATTATATCCATATCCATTTGCCGTGCTTCCTCCTTTTTTAAAAATTGCAGGTATAATTTTAAGTCAAGTATTTAATAATAACCTTATTCCTTATAATTTCAACAAAAAATATTGTCTTAAGCATTTTGTTTTTACCATTACTATAAATATCTCTTTATGGAAAGATTACTTTTTTGTAAAATAAATTCAAGCATAAGCCTTGTCAGCTTAAGTCTTTTCTTGACCTTTTGTTTTTAAAAATCGTATAAAAGTCCATATTTTAATTCAGCCAGTTAATTGATAGCAAATGATAATCAAATA
The window above is part of the Candidatus Schekmanbacteria bacterium RIFCSPLOWO2_02_FULL_38_14 genome. Proteins encoded here:
- a CDS encoding endopeptidase La; the encoded protein is MKKLKFSIFKNKINEQKNGNKGNSLIPKELPLLPLRNSVMFPNTVMPLVVGREKSVKLVKEAIASQKMLVVVAQKDGRIEDPEEENMYTIGTVGTIIKTSNLSASSLSVIVQGLTRIRVKEFVRIEPYYSARIEVLEDQLSKDIETEALLINLKDMAKKAISLSKTLPNELTLIIENISEAGKLADLIASNLNISIEEKQGLLETLEVKQRLKRVSVFLNKELQALEMADKIHSDVVGNVTKAQREFYLREQLKAIKKELGEDGDDTGEIKDLREKIKNSGMPKEVEEETMKELNRLSKIHPSSAEYTVSRTYLDWLVELPWIFHSEDNMDLKNVRDVLDEDHYNLDKVKKRTIEYLAVRKLKPDKKGPILCFAGPPGVGKTSLGKSIAKALGRKFVRISLGGVRDEAEIRGHRRTYVGALPGRIIQGIKRAASKNPVFMLDEIDKLGSDFRGDPSSALLEVLDPEQNFSFSDHYLNVPFDLSRVMFIVTANVLESIPKVLLDRMEVLDIPGYTEEEKLMITKKHIIPKQIEEHGLKTENLGFSDNALRAIIRDYTREAGLRNLEREIATICRKVATDVAEGKIEKAEIDVDILSKYLGPKKFFSEIAERLSRAGIATGLAWTSTGGDIIFVEASRMNGKGNLTLTGQLGDVMKESAQAALTYVRSQAKEFNIPENFYEKSDIHVHVPAGAIPKDGPSAGITIFTALLSLLTEKRVRSDIAMTGEITLRGMVLPVGGIKEKVLAARRAGIKRIILPKNNEKDLEDVPENIKNDMQYHFISRIDEAVKIALEKETEIENQKQEPAILYT
- a CDS encoding DNA-directed RNA polymerase subunit omega, with product MDIIVEKSIEKIKNRYLLVVLAARRARQLGAGFEPLVETKRSKPTIIALEEIAEGKASVETDENED